The Triticum aestivum cultivar Chinese Spring chromosome 7B, IWGSC CS RefSeq v2.1, whole genome shotgun sequence genome window below encodes:
- the LOC123161125 gene encoding LRR receptor kinase BAK1, which translates to MASKNAPLILLLIASVASTSSSSNSGNAETDALMEIKAALDPSGRAPALASWSRGGDPCGRGDYFEGVSCDASGRVSVVSLQGRRLSGSVSPAVVMLPGLTGLYLHYNDLGGAIPRELGDLPDLAELYLGVNNLSGGIPVELGRLHRLQVLQLGYNQLSGSIPTQLGELKKLTVLAVQSNQLTGAIPASLGDLPELTRLDLSSNHLFGSIPSKLAGIPQLAALDLRNNTLSGSVPSGLKKLGHGFKFDNNLELCGSHFDILKACPNDENVDDQMPHKPESTSIKPQQSPQNTSQNRNCDNGACSRSSTLSSGAVLAGTIIIIAGVAACGLSVFSWHRRQKQKVGCSVESLEGRPSLEQSKETYQKSASSLINVEYSSGWDTSSEGSQHGARLSLEGSPSVRFNLEEVECATQYFSDINVLGKSTFAATHRGIMRDGSVVAVKSINKSSCKLEEADFLKGLRVLTSLRHENLVGLRGFCRSRARGECFLVYEFMANGSLSRYLDIKDGDAETRILDWPTRVSIIKGIAKGIDYLHSSKPSKPPLVHQNISADKVLLDHLLVPRLSGSGVHKLLANDVVFSTLKGSAAMGYLAPEYTTTGRFTDKSDVYAFGVVVFQVLTGKKAVSQHLLRCTVDGAEPGGAAKLDDLVDHHLGARFSRPEAAKLAGIALLCTSEAPGQRPAMAAVLQQLGASQ; encoded by the exons ATGGCGTCCAAGAACGCCCCGCTCATCCTGCTCCTCATCGCGTCCgtcgcctcgacctcctcctcctccaattcCGGCAATGCCGAGACGGACGCGCTGATGGAGATCAAGGCGGCGCTGGACCCGTCGGGgcgcgcgccggcgctggcgtcgTGGTCGCGCGGCGGGGACCCGTGCGGCCGCGGGGACTACTTCGAGGGCGTCTCCTGCGACGCTAGCGGGAGGGTCTCCGTCGTCTCCCTGCAGGGGAGGCGGCTCTCCGGGAGCGTCTCGCCCGCGGTGGTGATGCTCCCGGGACTCACCGGGCTGTACCTCCACTACAACGACCTGGGCGGGGCGATCCCTCGCGAGCTCGGCGACCTCCCCGACCTCGCGGAGCTCTACCTCGGCGTCAACAACCTGTCCGGGGGCATCCCCGTCGAGCTCGGCCGCCTCCATCGCCTCCAAG TGCTGCAGCTGGGCTACAACCAGCTGTCAGGGAGCATCCCGACTCAGCTGGGTGAGCTCAAGAAGCTCACTGTTCTTGCCGTTCAGTCCAACCAACTCACCGGGGCGATACCGGCGTCTCTAGGGGACTTGCCGGAGCTGACACGTCTGGACTTGAGCTCCAATCACCTGTTTGGCTCCATCCCTTCCAAGCTTGCCGGTATCCCACAGCTTGCAGCATTGGACCTCCGAAACAATACACTTTCAGGAAGTGTTCCTTCTG GTCTGAAGAAATTGGGTCACGGGTTTAAGTTTGACAACAATTTAGAGCTCTGCGGGTCTCATTTTGATATTCTGAAAGCCTGTCCTAACGATGAGAACGTCGATGATCAAATGCCGCATAAACCCGAATCAACCTCCATCAAACCACAGCAAAGTCCACAAAATACAAGTCAAAACAGAAATTGCGACAACGGCGCATGCTCGAGGTCATCGACACTCTCTTCGGGAGCTGTTCTTGCCGGAACAATCATAATTATAGCTGGTGTGGCGGCTTGTGGTCTATCTGTCTTCTCGTGGCACCGCCGGCAGAAGCAGAAGGTTGGTTGCTCTGTGGAGAGCTTGGAAGGCAGGCCTAGTTTGGAGCAATCAAAGGAAACATATCAGAAGAGTGCCTCCTCACTTATCAATGTTGAGTATTCCAGTGGCTGGGACACTTCGTCGGAGGGATCGCAGCACGGAGCAAGGCTGTCGCTGGAGGGCTCCCCGAGTGTGAGGTTCAATCTCGAAGAGGTGGAGTGCGCGACGCAGTACTTCTCGGACATCAATGTGCTTGGCAAGAGCACCTTTGCGGCGACACATAGAGGGATAATGCGGGATGGCTCGGTCGTCGCTGTCAAGAGCATCAACAAGAGCAGCTGCAAGTTGGAGGAGGCTGACTTCTTGAAAGGGCTCCGCGTGCTTACGTCGCTGCGGCATGAGAACCTTGTTGGCTTAAGGGGTTTCTGCCGCTCCCGGGCTAGAGGGGAGTGCTTCCTCGTCTATGAGTTCATGGCGAACGGTAGCCTTTCCCGGTATTTGGATATCAAGGACGGAGACGCCGAGACCAGGATCCTCGACTGGCCAACTCGGGTCTCCATCATCAAAGGCATTGCCAAAG GAATCGACTACCTGCACAGCAGCAAACCGAGCAAGCCCCCTCTTGTCCACCAGAACATCTCGGCAGACAAGGTGCTCCTGGACCACCTGTTGGTGCCCCGCCTCTCCGGCTCCGGCGTGCACAAGCTGCTGGCCAACGACGTGGTCTTCTCCACACTCAAGGGCAGCGCCGCCATGGGGTACCTGGCGCCGGAGTACACGACCACCGGCCGGTTCACAGACAAGAGCGACGTGTACGCCTTCGGGGTGGTCGTGTTCCAGGTGCTCACTGGGAAGAAGGCGGTTTCGCAGCACCTCCTCCGCTGCACCGTGGACGGCGCGGAGCCCGGCGGTGCCGCCAAGCTCGACGACCTCGTGGACCACCACCTCGGGGCCAGGTTCTCGAGGCCCGAGGCGGCGAAACTGGCCGGGATCGCGCTGCTGTGCACCAGCGAAGCGCCTGGCCAGCGCCCCGCCATGGCTGCGGTGCTGCAGCAGCTCGGCGCCAGCCAGTAA